Within the Opitutaceae bacterium TAV5 genome, the region GGAGTGCTCGTCCACGCCCTCGGCGTCGGCACCATGAACGCCTGCCCGGACGGAGCCGGGCTGATTTTCCAGATCGAGCTGCCCGACGGGAGCGTCATCCCCAGCGATCCTGCGACCCTTGTGCAACGCGACCCGCAACGCCTCAAGCGCACCGTCCGGAGGTGGATGATGCCCTGTATCGAGGATGTGGATGCGAATGCAGAAGTGGCATGGGCTTCCAGCCCATGTTCGGGAGGTGACGAAAAATCTTCGCATGGCGAACTGGCGGTGCGTCCCTCATCCATCCAGTCACACGGGCTGGAAGCCCGTGCCACTTCCTGGCGTCCCGCCACCCTTGTGGATCATCGCGCCAGGCTCCTGCCCCGCCCCGTGCCGCTCCCCTCCCGCACGCCGATCTCGCCCAATCGTGTCATCGCCTGCGACGACGTGCAGTTCCCCAACTTTTCCTGCACATTCCGGATAAAACCCTACCTCGTGAACGAGCAGGAGCAGGGCCGCTGCAACCTCTTTCAACAGCCCGCACTCATCGTCACCGACCTGATCTCGGAGTGCGACCAGGAAATCGAACTCGTGCCGACCGCCGGCCAGGTCATCTGGTTTTTCCACGACAAAAAACTTGTCCACAGTTCCGGCTGGGGACGGTGGCCCGGCGACCCGACCCCGAAAACGCTGCGTCTGCACCAGGGAGCCAATCGCCTCGTCGGCGTGCATGTGGAACGCGATCATTTCCAGTATGCCAATCTGGCGGCCTTTGCACCCCATCCGGTGTATCCGGAAAACCCGTTCGGGAAAGGCGGCTTTCAAGTCCTCCTCGCGGATGAACGCCCGCTGCTATCCGATGACGAACGCGAGCTTTCTCCCGCCGCGCAGGAACTCATGGCACATGGCCCCTATCCGGACATGGACCCGCAGCATACGCTGACTGACGCCAATCCCCAGGATCTCGTCGCCAACGCCAGGCGGACAAGTGGCGCGGGCGTCCCGCCCGCTTCCCCGACCGCCTCGTTATTTACCCTTCCCCCTTCCCGATGCCCGGGCTCGGCTGTCCGCCTCATCGTCGATCTCGGAGCGATCCACAACGGATGGCTTGCTTTCTCCGCCTTCGGCAAGGCCGGCGACACCCTCATCTTTTCGTTCTTCGAATCCCTCGCGCCCGGCGCGCCCCTCCGCATCGTCTGGCCCGGCCCCCTCAACAACGCCATCCGTTACCGCCTGCGCGACGGCTGGCAGCATTTTGAAAGCTTTTTCGCTTACGGCGTCCGCTACATCGGCGTCCATCACCAAGGAGACGCTCCCGTAGAAATTCGTGATCTTCGCATCCTTTCCGCCCACTGCGGCAACCTTCCCGCCGCCTCCATCCGCACGGGCGATGTCGCGCTCGACGCCATCCATGCCCTCTGCGAACAGACTCTGTACGCCGCCACCGACGACACGCTCACCGACTGTCCCACCTACGAGGCCGTCAACTGGAACTTCGACAACCGCCTCGGCACCCTCGCCGACTTCACCACTTTCCGCAATCTGCCGGTTCTGCGGAATACCATCGAGCACTACACCCGCGACCCGCTTTATCCCGGCCTTGTGCGTTCACATGCTCCCAGCACCTGGGAGAATCGCATTCCCGTTTTCAGCTTCCACTGGATCCTCCTCTGTCGCGATTACCACT harbors:
- a CDS encoding alpha-L-rhamnosidase, coding for MTFHPSARWIWDDSDPGKIEQYDLLARREFRVGPALLQKIRTSGDARLRITAESYYQVWLNDRVLGHGPAKSPEGERFVDTFDLSPSDLLREGDNRLGVLVHALGVGTMNACPDGAGLIFQIELPDGSVIPSDPATLVQRDPQRLKRTVRRWMMPCIEDVDANAEVAWASSPCSGGDEKSSHGELAVRPSSIQSHGLEARATSWRPATLVDHRARLLPRPVPLPSRTPISPNRVIACDDVQFPNFSCTFRIKPYLVNEQEQGRCNLFQQPALIVTDLISECDQEIELVPTAGQVIWFFHDKKLVHSSGWGRWPGDPTPKTLRLHQGANRLVGVHVERDHFQYANLAAFAPHPVYPENPFGKGGFQVLLADERPLLSDDERELSPAAQELMAHGPYPDMDPQHTLTDANPQDLVANARRTSGAGVPPASPTASLFTLPPSRCPGSAVRLIVDLGAIHNGWLAFSAFGKAGDTLIFSFFESLAPGAPLRIVWPGPLNNAIRYRLRDGWQHFESFFAYGVRYIGVHHQGDAPVEIRDLRILSAHCGNLPAASIRTGDVALDAIHALCEQTLYAATDDTLTDCPTYEAVNWNFDNRLGTLADFTTFRNLPVLRNTIEHYTRDPLYPGLVRSHAPSTWENRIPVFSFHWILLCRDYHWHTADRAFVGRVFPQVARGLEEALGMIDPALGLLRWRDPHDGWHLADWAQGRDDKHDVVSAEQALLLGALEAGEYLAEEMLKTDKLKSEILQTCITHWQAARASLCSAIDRHLWSSDRDAYADSLHADGTLSPVSSQVSNAALALHGAGSPEWHTRFHRRLQTRDPALLPFGSPMGLFYLLEFLDRRDDVETIFKLIRDKWTPMLAAGDRTAWEHFPEYSGDPDFPTRSRCHPFATWILKYYVKYLLGLTATAPGQHEFRFDPRPPADLDSFQGALPVTDGWIRVSWRRKDDGRLDAAIEAPPGITLTRSFQPVPSVVLTS